The following proteins are encoded in a genomic region of Anaerobaca lacustris:
- a CDS encoding glycoside hydrolase family 97 protein produces MNKTMIGVTVLLVGASVGLAERHELRSPDGTVGVAVDVNERIDFAVLVDGGTVTEVAGLSLTIADRDVMGVNARVTRVDRDAVSREVRPEIREKNAVIPERYNELTLTFEADFALTFRAYDNGVAYRFSMSLPGDVVIASERANWRFADSASVICQKEKSFRSAYEEPYSEQTIGELKAEDLCCLPLLVTPQTGPRVLITESDLRDYPGMWLRGTGGASLEAAFAGYPLEESYEGSPYVHGRVTRHADYIARTSGTRTYPWRIIAIARSDGDLIANQLVYLLAPPLALDDVSWIKPGVVTFDWWGRRNIYGVDFKAGINTATAKYFIDFASEFGFEYFLFDDGWTDGADLFKIHPDLDMEAVCAYAKQKNVGVMLWVIWATLDRQCEAALDRFAEWGIRGIKIDFMNRDDQKMVDFYHRIAREAAKRHMVIDFHGAYKPAGLRRAYPNVLTREGLIEVEQNGWSDQANPEHHTLLPFIRMVAGPMDYIPGTMNNAQKHEFRPVGDRPMGLGTRAHDIALFVILESPMQMLPDAPSDYYRERECTEFIAQIPVEWDETRVLEAKVGDYVVLARRRGDVWFVGAITDWQARQLDLRFDFLGPGPYEMEFLRDGVNAATRAIDYRKETRTVTADATMKIDLAPGGGWVARIYRPAR; encoded by the coding sequence ATGAACAAGACGATGATTGGCGTGACGGTGTTGCTTGTCGGTGCAAGTGTGGGGCTTGCCGAACGCCACGAGCTGCGCAGTCCGGATGGGACGGTGGGTGTCGCTGTGGACGTGAACGAGCGGATTGATTTCGCGGTGCTCGTCGACGGCGGGACGGTGACGGAGGTTGCGGGACTGTCGCTGACGATTGCCGACAGGGATGTCATGGGAGTCAACGCCCGCGTCACGCGGGTGGATCGCGATGCGGTCTCACGCGAGGTGCGCCCGGAGATTCGTGAGAAGAACGCCGTGATCCCGGAACGCTACAACGAGCTGACGCTGACGTTCGAGGCGGATTTTGCCCTGACGTTCCGGGCGTACGACAACGGCGTGGCGTACCGCTTCTCGATGTCGCTGCCGGGCGATGTGGTCATCGCCTCCGAGCGGGCGAACTGGCGGTTCGCCGATTCGGCATCGGTGATCTGCCAGAAGGAAAAGAGCTTCCGCTCCGCCTACGAGGAGCCCTACAGCGAGCAGACGATCGGCGAACTGAAGGCCGAGGACTTGTGCTGTCTGCCGCTGCTCGTCACGCCGCAGACCGGGCCCAGGGTGCTCATCACCGAGTCGGACCTGCGGGACTATCCGGGCATGTGGTTGCGGGGCACGGGCGGGGCCTCTCTGGAGGCGGCCTTTGCGGGCTATCCGCTCGAAGAATCGTATGAGGGCAGCCCCTACGTGCACGGTCGCGTTACCAGGCACGCCGACTATATCGCCAGGACCAGTGGCACGCGAACCTATCCGTGGCGCATCATCGCCATCGCCCGCAGCGACGGCGACCTGATTGCCAATCAACTGGTCTATCTGCTCGCGCCGCCGCTGGCCCTCGACGACGTCTCGTGGATCAAGCCGGGAGTGGTGACATTCGACTGGTGGGGCCGGCGGAATATCTACGGAGTGGATTTCAAGGCCGGCATCAACACCGCTACCGCGAAGTACTTCATCGACTTCGCATCCGAATTCGGCTTCGAGTATTTCCTTTTCGACGACGGCTGGACCGACGGGGCCGACCTGTTCAAGATCCATCCCGATCTGGACATGGAGGCGGTCTGCGCCTATGCGAAACAGAAGAACGTGGGCGTGATGCTGTGGGTGATCTGGGCGACGCTGGACCGCCAGTGCGAGGCGGCGCTCGATCGCTTTGCCGAGTGGGGCATCCGGGGCATCAAGATCGACTTCATGAACCGCGACGACCAGAAGATGGTCGATTTCTACCACCGGATCGCGCGGGAGGCCGCCAAACGGCACATGGTGATCGACTTTCACGGCGCCTACAAACCGGCGGGCCTGCGGCGGGCGTATCCCAACGTGCTGACGCGGGAGGGCCTGATCGAGGTCGAGCAGAACGGCTGGAGCGACCAGGCCAATCCGGAGCATCATACGCTGCTGCCCTTCATTCGCATGGTCGCCGGACCGATGGACTACATCCCGGGCACGATGAACAACGCACAGAAGCACGAATTCCGACCGGTAGGGGACCGGCCGATGGGCCTGGGCACCCGCGCCCACGACATCGCGCTGTTCGTGATCCTGGAGAGCCCGATGCAGATGCTGCCCGATGCGCCGTCGGACTACTACCGCGAGCGCGAGTGCACCGAGTTCATCGCGCAGATCCCCGTCGAGTGGGACGAGACGCGCGTGCTGGAGGCCAAGGTGGGCGACTACGTGGTGCTGGCCCGCCGGCGGGGCGACGTGTGGTTCGTCGGGGCGATTACGGACTGGCAGGCTCGGCAGCTCGATCTGCGATTCGATTTCCTCGGTCCCGGCCCGTACGAGATGGAGTTCCTCCGCGACGGCGTCAATGCCGCCACTCGCGCGATCGACTACAGGAAAGAGACGCGGACCGTCACGGCCGATGCAACAATGAAGATCGATCTGGCCCCCGGCGGCGGCTGGGTCGCTCGCATCTACAGGCCCGCTCGGTAA
- a CDS encoding type II secretion system protein produces the protein MSGRDKQIAHLNAPRTQRTPPIPPVINNQSSIINSKAFTLIELLVVIAIVSLLMALLIPALQRVRRQARNVLCQSNLRQWAMTLATYTDAHDGRFPSDLGGMGGMWLLRGTFLGTDDPNNTPDGAALHHFHTKGIALCPMATQPAGERSGGAVGPGYRLELRSGSSTTAWEIMSPPPAFQGSYGYNMYLFQGFSWSLPWSLIATGRVELNIHTLRDCAAIPVLLDASAPYARPRATEPPMGPPGGGGGGGGVNCFLMDRHGRHVNGIFLDWSVRQVGLKELWTLKWASDYDRQGPWTKAGGVDRDRWPRWMRDFKDY, from the coding sequence ATGAGCGGCAGGGATAAACAGATAGCGCACCTCAATGCGCCCCGCACCCAACGTACACCCCCAATCCCCCCAGTAATCAATAATCAATCATCCATAATCAATTCCAAGGCCTTCACGCTGATCGAGCTGCTGGTCGTCATCGCCATCGTTTCGCTGCTGATGGCCCTGCTGATCCCGGCGCTGCAGCGGGTCCGACGCCAGGCGCGGAACGTGCTGTGCCAGTCGAACCTGCGTCAGTGGGCCATGACGCTCGCCACCTACACCGACGCCCACGATGGCCGGTTTCCTTCCGACCTGGGCGGCATGGGCGGCATGTGGCTGCTGCGCGGCACGTTCCTGGGCACCGACGACCCCAACAACACGCCCGATGGAGCCGCATTGCACCACTTTCATACCAAAGGCATCGCGCTGTGCCCGATGGCGACCCAGCCGGCTGGGGAGAGAAGCGGGGGCGCCGTCGGCCCCGGCTACAGACTGGAGCTCCGCTCGGGGTCCTCGACGACGGCCTGGGAGATTATGAGTCCCCCACCGGCTTTCCAGGGCAGCTACGGATACAACATGTACCTGTTCCAGGGGTTCAGTTGGAGTCTCCCGTGGTCGCTGATCGCGACGGGACGCGTCGAGCTCAACATCCACACGTTGCGCGACTGCGCGGCCATACCGGTCCTCCTGGACGCCTCGGCCCCCTATGCCAGGCCGCGGGCCACCGAGCCGCCGATGGGACCACCCGGCGGTGGCGGCGGTGGCGGCGGCGTGAACTGTTTTCTCATGGATCGCCATGGCCGGCACGTCAACGGCATATTCCTCGACTGGTCCGTGCGCCAGGTCGGACTCAAGGAACTCTGGACGCTGAAATGGGCCTCCGACTACGACCGCCAGGGCCCCTGGACCAAGGCCGGCGGCGTCGATCGCGACCGGTGGCCTCGATGGATGCGAGACTTCAAGGACTATTAG
- a CDS encoding type II secretion system protein — MATNPTKRRAAPGIINHQSSIINPNAFTLIELLVVIAVIALLMALLVPALRAAREQAHRAVCLSNLRQLTLAWLTYANENDGWLVNGLTSTGGGRDGSTTGWLGRAFLETDRQAIIEHPHKGKLWPYINDVDFYRCPNGEARHMATYAIVSAANGFLVEGMVVRDRTPGSTRTWTYPGRRVGGTVLYLLRFDEITHPGPGDRAVFIDQGWLAIGDYRVLYLAGAWSGVSPAPLHHASGTTLSFADGHAEYWRWKGRETLKMQRKMLPYRDLFKPYLVDPDETIADYEPQTEDGLYDLQRVQRATWGRLGYGQESP, encoded by the coding sequence ATGGCCACTAACCCGACAAAACGCCGAGCCGCCCCAGGAATCATCAATCATCAATCATCCATAATCAATCCCAACGCCTTCACCCTAATCGAGTTGCTGGTGGTCATCGCGGTGATCGCGCTGCTGATGGCGCTATTGGTCCCGGCTCTCCGCGCCGCCCGCGAGCAGGCCCACCGCGCCGTCTGCCTCTCCAACCTCCGCCAACTCACACTCGCCTGGCTAACCTACGCCAACGAGAACGACGGATGGTTGGTCAACGGCCTGACTTCGACCGGCGGAGGCCGAGATGGCTCCACAACTGGCTGGCTGGGCCGAGCGTTCCTGGAGACCGACCGACAGGCCATTATCGAGCACCCCCACAAGGGCAAGCTTTGGCCCTACATCAACGATGTCGACTTCTACCGCTGTCCAAATGGGGAGGCCCGTCATATGGCCACATATGCCATCGTCTCGGCCGCCAACGGGTTTCTCGTGGAAGGAATGGTCGTGCGGGACAGAACGCCCGGTAGCACGAGGACTTGGACTTATCCAGGCAGGCGCGTTGGCGGAACGGTTCTGTATCTACTGAGGTTCGACGAGATCACGCATCCCGGCCCGGGCGATCGGGCGGTCTTCATCGACCAAGGATGGCTTGCTATCGGGGATTACCGTGTGTTGTATCTCGCTGGCGCTTGGTCCGGTGTTAGCCCGGCTCCCCTCCATCACGCCAGCGGCACCACGCTGTCATTCGCGGACGGACATGCCGAGTACTGGAGATGGAAAGGCCGCGAGACCCTAAAGATGCAGCGGAAGATGCTGCCCTACCGCGATTTGTTCAAGCCGTACCTCGTTGACCCCGACGAAACCATTGCCGACTACGAGCCGCAAACAGAAGATGGGCTCTACGACTTGCAGCGCGTCCAACGCGCCACGTGGGGGCGACTGGGTTACGGGCAGGAGAGTCCGTAG
- a CDS encoding PQQ-binding-like beta-propeller repeat protein, with product MKAAGKQWMCRYWVALVLFVMAATAQAHWPRFRGPSGDGLATRPGSAERIGLPVRWSETENVAWKTAIPHLGWSSPVVMDGQIWLTTATAEGHDFYAICVDADSGAIRFNERLFHAADPEPLGNPLNSYASPTPVVEPGRVYVHFGSYGTACLDTATFEVLWKRTDLPCRHYRGPGSSVILFEDLLILTMDGVDVQYLVALDKITGRTVWKTDRTADWDDLDAEGKPRDEGDLRKAYTTPLIVEADGATQMISVGAKAFYGYDPRTGRELWKVNMPAFSGAAGPVYRDGIVYVVTGFGQTELMAVRIDGAGDVTDSHVLWKTARTVPRTPSPVLVGDLLFTINDTGIAICLDAATGEPIWQERIRGNYAASLLYADGNIYCFNQNGTSTVFKAARRFEVVATNTLDAGCMASPAVADSALFLRTKTHLYRIEATP from the coding sequence GTGAAAGCGGCAGGCAAGCAGTGGATGTGTCGATATTGGGTTGCTTTGGTCCTCTTTGTGATGGCGGCGACGGCGCAGGCCCACTGGCCTCGCTTTCGCGGACCGTCGGGCGACGGTCTGGCGACGAGGCCCGGCAGCGCTGAGCGAATCGGCCTGCCGGTGCGTTGGAGCGAGACGGAGAACGTCGCGTGGAAGACAGCCATCCCGCACCTCGGCTGGTCGAGCCCCGTGGTGATGGACGGGCAAATCTGGCTGACGACGGCCACGGCCGAAGGGCACGATTTCTATGCGATCTGCGTCGATGCCGACTCGGGGGCGATTCGCTTCAACGAGCGTCTCTTTCACGCCGCCGACCCCGAGCCCTTGGGCAATCCACTCAACAGCTACGCCTCGCCTACGCCCGTGGTCGAGCCGGGACGCGTCTACGTGCATTTCGGCAGCTATGGCACGGCGTGCCTGGACACGGCGACGTTCGAAGTCCTGTGGAAGCGCACCGACCTGCCCTGTCGGCACTATCGCGGGCCGGGCTCGTCGGTCATCCTGTTTGAAGACCTGCTGATCCTGACGATGGACGGCGTGGACGTGCAGTACCTCGTCGCGCTGGACAAGATCACCGGGCGCACCGTCTGGAAGACCGACCGCACCGCCGATTGGGACGACCTCGACGCCGAGGGCAAGCCGCGCGACGAAGGCGACCTGCGCAAGGCGTATACGACGCCGCTGATCGTCGAGGCCGATGGCGCTACGCAGATGATCAGCGTCGGCGCCAAGGCGTTCTACGGCTACGATCCGAGGACCGGACGCGAGCTGTGGAAGGTCAACATGCCGGCGTTCTCCGGCGCGGCCGGTCCGGTCTATCGCGACGGCATCGTCTACGTGGTCACCGGCTTCGGCCAGACCGAACTGATGGCCGTCCGCATCGACGGCGCCGGCGACGTCACCGACAGCCACGTCCTGTGGAAAACGGCCCGGACCGTGCCGCGAACGCCCTCGCCGGTGCTGGTGGGGGACCTGCTCTTTACGATCAACGACACGGGGATCGCCATCTGCCTCGACGCCGCCACGGGCGAGCCGATCTGGCAGGAGCGCATCCGGGGCAACTACGCCGCGTCGCTGCTCTACGCCGACGGCAACATCTACTGCTTCAACCAGAACGGTACATCGACCGTCTTCAAGGCCGCCCGCCGCTTCGAGGTCGTTGCGACCAATACGCTCGACGCCGGTTGCATGGCCTCGCCCGCCGTCGCCGATAGCGCCCTGTTCCTGCGAACCAAAACCCACCTCTACCGAATCGAGGCTACCCCCTGA
- a CDS encoding amidohydrolase family protein, which yields MKRTIVVVSLLVCCSAGLAPAAEEPSPDTLLLKDFRPRSVYRIPVTEIAKARYPAIDMHAHVYARTPEQLDRWVQVMDEHGIAKAVVLTMAVGKQFDDLCTLYSKYPDRFELWCGFDYTGYDQPGFGPAAVAELQRCYDMGARGVGELGDKGKGLFYCRPTKAWGMHLDDPRMDPLLAKCAELKMPINIHVADPYWMYEPMDAHNDGLMNAFKWRLDDQPGIVGHAGMIDILERAVKRHPKTIFIACHFANCSYDLNRLAGLFDEYPNLYADISARFAETAATPRFTAKFFEAYQDRLVYGTDMTFSPEVYRMSFRILESADEHFYYWRLFSYHWPLHGLALSDPVLEKVYRTNALKILHP from the coding sequence ATGAAACGCACCATCGTTGTTGTGTCGCTGCTCGTGTGTTGTTCGGCGGGGTTGGCGCCGGCGGCGGAAGAGCCCTCGCCCGATACGCTGCTGTTGAAGGACTTTCGTCCTCGCTCCGTCTACCGGATTCCCGTGACGGAGATCGCCAAGGCTCGCTATCCGGCGATCGACATGCATGCCCACGTCTACGCCAGGACGCCGGAGCAACTGGACCGCTGGGTGCAGGTCATGGATGAGCACGGAATCGCCAAGGCCGTCGTCTTGACAATGGCCGTGGGCAAGCAGTTCGACGATCTGTGCACGCTGTACTCGAAGTACCCCGATCGCTTCGAGTTGTGGTGCGGGTTCGACTACACCGGCTACGATCAGCCCGGCTTCGGCCCGGCGGCGGTGGCCGAGTTGCAGCGATGTTACGACATGGGCGCCCGAGGCGTCGGCGAGCTGGGCGACAAGGGCAAGGGCCTGTTCTACTGCCGGCCCACCAAGGCCTGGGGGATGCACCTGGACGATCCCCGCATGGACCCGCTGCTGGCCAAGTGCGCCGAACTGAAGATGCCCATCAACATCCACGTAGCCGATCCGTACTGGATGTACGAGCCGATGGACGCCCACAATGACGGGCTGATGAACGCCTTCAAGTGGCGGCTCGACGATCAGCCGGGCATCGTCGGCCACGCCGGGATGATCGATATCCTCGAACGGGCCGTCAAGCGGCACCCGAAGACCATCTTCATCGCCTGTCACTTCGCCAATTGCTCGTACGATCTGAATCGGCTGGCCGGACTGTTCGACGAGTATCCCAACCTCTACGCAGACATCAGCGCCCGCTTCGCCGAGACGGCCGCCACTCCGCGCTTCACGGCCAAGTTCTTCGAAGCCTACCAGGACCGGCTCGTCTACGGGACCGACATGACCTTCAGCCCGGAGGTGTACCGGATGTCGTTCCGCATCCTGGAGTCGGCCGACGAGCACTTCTACTATTGGCGGCTCTTCAGCTACCACTGGCCTCTGCACGGCCTGGCGCTGAGCGATCCGGTACTCGAGAAGGTCTATCGAACCAACGCGCTGAAGATCCTGCACCCGTAG
- a CDS encoding sulfatase: protein MKRRAFLKGCAASLAGLASPNPHMLKVCAAPPAEMPDTSGMNLLLIHAEGLTANAIGCYGNALVRTPNLDRFATRATRFTRCYCQTPMGNPSRASFLTGLRPDATGILTDGDPVNRLSSAGTRLLPEMLHQYGLHTMRVGRLLDDTGRGRHQHRVCRKSTKVARLLTKAVEEEAPFFLSVDFSALRTPLHCPTTYLDSYDPAHIPAPQAPASRDRDVPDIARRFGRNEEILCGDEGPLPDDPTRGAILAYYACVSFLDAQIGIVLDALDRAGLSRDTIVLIFSNHGFHLGEHGLWGARTLFEQSTRVPLLVRVPGVTTREVVCDEIVELVDLLPTACELLAVPTPDRLEGKSLAPLLCDPLQPWKRAAFTVCATADAIGRSVRTKRWRYTDWQSRTAASRQFELYDLDTDPWEQTNLALNPDYRNERTILANLLQRGWRAAQ, encoded by the coding sequence ATGAAACGCCGTGCGTTCCTGAAGGGCTGTGCCGCTTCGCTGGCAGGTTTGGCTTCGCCCAATCCGCACATGCTAAAGGTCTGCGCCGCTCCACCAGCCGAGATGCCGGACACATCCGGCATGAACCTGCTGTTGATCCATGCCGAGGGCCTGACGGCCAATGCCATCGGCTGCTACGGCAACGCACTGGTGCGGACCCCGAATCTGGACCGCTTCGCGACGCGAGCGACTCGCTTTACCCGATGCTACTGCCAGACGCCAATGGGCAACCCGTCGCGCGCTTCGTTTCTCACGGGCCTGCGCCCCGACGCGACGGGGATTCTGACCGACGGCGATCCGGTGAATCGCCTGTCGAGCGCAGGGACGCGATTGTTGCCGGAGATGCTCCATCAATACGGCCTTCACACCATGCGTGTAGGCAGGCTGCTTGACGACACAGGCCGGGGCCGCCACCAGCACAGGGTGTGCCGCAAGAGCACAAAGGTGGCGCGCCTTCTCACGAAGGCCGTCGAAGAAGAAGCCCCCTTCTTTCTCTCGGTAGATTTCTCCGCTCTCCGCACACCGCTGCACTGCCCGACGACCTATCTCGATTCCTACGATCCGGCTCACATCCCGGCCCCACAGGCCCCCGCCTCCCGGGACAGAGATGTCCCTGATATCGCCAGGCGATTCGGGCGAAACGAAGAGATCCTCTGCGGCGACGAAGGGCCCCTGCCGGACGATCCGACGCGAGGGGCCATTCTCGCGTACTACGCCTGTGTTTCGTTTCTCGACGCACAGATCGGAATCGTACTCGATGCCCTGGACCGGGCCGGACTGAGCCGCGACACGATCGTCCTGATCTTCAGCAACCACGGCTTTCACCTGGGCGAGCACGGGCTCTGGGGCGCGCGAACGCTCTTCGAGCAGTCCACCCGCGTCCCCTTGCTGGTCCGCGTGCCCGGCGTGACCACTCGCGAGGTTGTGTGCGATGAGATCGTCGAACTGGTGGACCTGCTGCCCACCGCGTGCGAGTTGCTGGCCGTGCCGACGCCCGACCGCCTGGAAGGCAAGAGTCTCGCCCCGTTGCTGTGCGATCCCCTTCAACCCTGGAAGCGGGCGGCGTTCACGGTCTGCGCCACGGCCGACGCCATCGGGCGATCCGTGCGGACCAAACGCTGGCGCTATACCGACTGGCAATCCCGCACGGCCGCATCGCGACAGTTCGAACTCTACGACCTGGACACCGATCCGTGGGAGCAGACCAACCTCGCTCTGAATCCCGACTATCGCAACGAGCGTACGATCCTGGCCAACCTCCTCCAACGAGGCTGGCGAGCGGCCCAATAG
- a CDS encoding LamG-like jellyroll fold domain-containing protein — MVRHAVCFISLVAALGLAAAGPAGAELVAWWTFNEGAGTTAADVSGNGHDGALNGDATWVVGHLGGALQFDGSGDYVMCGLLDIDTSVTGGMTVTAWINKPAGGDYKMCSNRQAANAAGGGFTCSIYNDRMEMDISSATARNLNRDTDGPTIPGDTWIHLAWVLDDEGNTFNEYHNGVLVDSSPETVSVGLSTQNFRIGADSPNLGLYFSGMIDDLRVYDHALSEAELIDVMAGKAPGFERADDPRPASGAIDVPRDTVLSWTAGDFAATHDVYLGTAFDDVDAAGRSNPLGVLVSQGRTDTTYAPAEVLQFGQTYYWRVDEVNAAPDNTIFKGDVWSFTVEPLAYPIEGVVATSNVPSGVGTGPENTVNGSGLNADDEHSISAGDMWLAPESGGDPLWIQFEFDAVRKLHQMFVWNYNVQFEPVLGFGLRDVTVEYSTDGVEWAVLGDVELARATATATYTYNTTIDLDGIAAKYVRLVVNSGWGVMGQYGLSEVRFTYLPVLAREPQPAPGAVDMSVETVLDWRGGREAVSHEVLLGTDPEALAVVDVVTASQYDPGVLDLGTTYYWRIDEVNENASPSVWAGDVWSFSTQDYLVVDDFESYTNNIDAGTTIFHTWIDGFDDATNGSQVGYLDAPFAEQAIVRGGNQSMPLYFDNTSAPTSVADLDLGGQDWTRAGIQTLVLYFRGRPSNTGGQLYARINGTKVLYSGAADVLTKPQWKQWNIDVASVGANLRNVTTLSIGVDGGGSGLVYVDDILLYRAAPEILAPADPGTDGLMLQYLFDNGATDSSGNGYHGTLLGDAAVANGVLSLDGLGDAVAVPRIGGAAATHRAFSYGMWVNPASSLANVQFAGGINTDGWVAGAVHFKLSYGLVNAGINGLDGGDLQGVTMVNAGEWSHMALTVAETRVAIYLNGQIEDARDLSAPMTNLVVGGASLGAWNNGGDLQRGMAGQMDDVRVYDRALSEAEVLFLADHR, encoded by the coding sequence ATGGTTAGGCACGCAGTTTGTTTCATCTCATTGGTCGCAGCGCTCGGACTGGCAGCGGCCGGTCCGGCGGGAGCCGAACTCGTCGCCTGGTGGACGTTCAACGAAGGGGCCGGCACGACCGCGGCCGATGTCTCCGGAAACGGACACGACGGCGCCCTCAACGGCGACGCCACCTGGGTGGTCGGCCATCTGGGCGGCGCCCTGCAGTTCGACGGCTCCGGCGATTACGTGATGTGCGGGCTCCTGGACATCGATACCTCGGTCACCGGCGGGATGACCGTAACCGCGTGGATCAACAAACCGGCCGGCGGAGACTACAAGATGTGCAGCAATCGCCAGGCCGCCAATGCCGCCGGCGGAGGCTTCACGTGCTCGATCTACAACGACCGCATGGAGATGGACATCAGCAGCGCCACAGCGCGCAACCTCAATCGGGACACCGACGGTCCGACGATCCCGGGCGACACATGGATCCATCTGGCGTGGGTCCTCGACGACGAAGGCAACACGTTCAACGAGTATCACAACGGCGTGCTGGTGGACTCCTCGCCGGAGACCGTCTCCGTCGGCCTCTCGACGCAGAACTTCCGGATCGGCGCCGATTCGCCCAATCTCGGACTGTACTTCAGCGGAATGATCGACGACCTGCGGGTCTACGATCACGCCCTGAGCGAGGCCGAACTGATCGATGTCATGGCGGGCAAGGCTCCCGGCTTCGAGAGAGCCGACGACCCACGTCCGGCAAGCGGCGCCATCGATGTCCCTCGTGACACCGTCCTGAGCTGGACCGCCGGCGATTTTGCCGCGACGCACGACGTCTATCTCGGCACAGCGTTCGACGACGTCGACGCCGCTGGCCGCAGCAACCCGCTCGGGGTGCTGGTCAGCCAAGGCCGGACCGACACGACGTATGCCCCGGCCGAGGTCCTCCAGTTCGGACAGACGTACTACTGGCGCGTCGACGAGGTCAATGCGGCCCCGGACAACACGATCTTCAAGGGCGACGTCTGGAGCTTCACCGTCGAGCCTCTGGCCTATCCGATCGAAGGCGTCGTAGCGACGAGCAACGTGCCGTCGGGCGTGGGCACAGGGCCGGAGAACACCGTCAACGGTTCGGGCCTGAACGCCGACGACGAGCATTCGATCTCGGCCGGGGACATGTGGCTGGCTCCCGAGAGCGGCGGCGATCCGTTGTGGATCCAGTTCGAGTTCGACGCGGTCCGCAAGCTTCACCAGATGTTCGTGTGGAACTACAACGTCCAGTTCGAGCCGGTCCTCGGCTTCGGGCTCAGGGACGTCACGGTCGAGTATTCCACGGACGGCGTCGAGTGGGCCGTTCTGGGCGACGTGGAACTGGCCCGGGCGACGGCCACCGCGACGTACACCTACAACACCACGATCGACCTCGACGGCATCGCGGCCAAATACGTCCGCCTGGTCGTCAACAGCGGCTGGGGCGTGATGGGCCAATACGGCCTCAGCGAAGTCCGCTTCACGTACCTTCCCGTCCTGGCCCGCGAACCACAGCCGGCACCCGGCGCCGTCGATATGTCGGTTGAGACCGTCCTGGACTGGCGTGGAGGCCGAGAGGCTGTCTCGCACGAGGTCCTGCTGGGAACCGATCCGGAGGCGCTGGCCGTTGTCGACGTCGTCACCGCGTCACAATACGATCCCGGCGTGCTCGATCTGGGGACGACCTACTACTGGCGAATCGACGAGGTCAACGAGAACGCCAGCCCCAGTGTCTGGGCCGGCGACGTCTGGAGCTTCTCCACACAGGACTATCTCGTCGTGGATGACTTCGAAAGCTACACGAACAACATCGATGCCGGCACCACGATCTTCCATACCTGGATCGACGGGTTCGACGATGCGACGAACGGCTCGCAGGTCGGGTATCTCGATGCCCCGTTTGCCGAGCAGGCGATCGTCCGTGGCGGCAACCAGTCGATGCCTCTGTACTTTGACAACACCTCGGCGCCCACGTCCGTGGCCGACCTGGACCTCGGCGGTCAGGACTGGACTCGGGCCGGCATCCAGACGCTCGTACTGTACTTCCGTGGCCGGCCGAGCAACACCGGCGGACAGCTCTACGCAAGGATCAACGGCACTAAGGTTCTCTACTCCGGCGCCGCCGACGTGCTGACCAAGCCGCAGTGGAAACAGTGGAACATCGACGTGGCGTCGGTCGGCGCCAATCTGCGCAACGTCACGACGCTGAGCATCGGCGTCGACGGCGGCGGTTCGGGCCTGGTGTACGTCGATGACATCCTGCTGTACCGGGCGGCCCCGGAGATCCTGGCTCCGGCCGACCCGGGGACCGATGGACTGATGCTTCAGTATCTCTTCGACAACGGCGCGACCGACAGTTCGGGCAACGGCTATCACGGCACTCTGCTGGGCGATGCCGCTGTCGCGAACGGGGTCCTGAGCCTGGATGGCCTGGGCGACGCCGTGGCCGTCCCGCGAATCGGTGGCGCAGCCGCCACGCACAGGGCGTTCAGCTATGGGATGTGGGTCAACCCGGCTTCGTCTCTGGCAAACGTCCAGTTCGCCGGCGGCATAAACACCGATGGCTGGGTGGCCGGAGCAGTCCACTTCAAGCTCTCCTATGGCCTGGTCAACGCGGGGATCAACGGCCTCGACGGCGGCGACCTCCAGGGCGTGACGATGGTCAACGCCGGCGAGTGGAGCCACATGGCCCTGACCGTCGCCGAGACGCGCGTCGCCATCTATCTCAACGGCCAGATCGAGGATGCGCGCGATCTGTCGGCCCCGATGACGAACCTCGTCGTGGGCGGCGCCTCCCTCGGCGCCTGGAACAACGGCGGCGATCTCCAGCGCGGGATGGCCGGCCAGATGGACGACGTCCGCGTCTACGACCGTGCGTTGTCCGAGGCGGAGGTTCTGTTCCTCGCCGACCACCGCTAA